A genomic window from Populus nigra chromosome 7, ddPopNigr1.1, whole genome shotgun sequence includes:
- the LOC133699921 gene encoding geranylgeranyl pyrophosphate synthase, chloroplastic-like has protein sequence MAFSSTISFYDNSLLLKKPINGLINNQPRTPLGRLKFVPLKIQATYVASPSFKQSFQSQEVGNKSQKVPLPAFEFKEYMINKTNQVNKALDEAVPLQHPQKINEAMRYSLLAGGKRVRPILCIASCELVGGDEGLAMPAACALEMIHTMSLIHDDLPCMDNDDLRRGKPTSHKIFGEDTAVLAGDALLSLAFEHVARNTKNVSSDRVVQAIAELGSTVGSKGLVAGQIVDIDSEGKEVSLSTLEYIHVHKTAKLLEAAVVCGAIMGGADATSVERLRKYARSIGLLFQVVDDILDVTKSSEELGKTAGKDLASDKATYPKLMGIDEAKKFAAQLVDEANQGLAFFDHVKAAPLYHFANYIATRQN, from the coding sequence ATGGCCTTCTCTTCAACAATCTCTTTCTATGACAATTCGCTTCTCCTCAAAAAACCCATCAATGGCCTTATAAACAACCAGCCAAGAACCCCATTAGGCCGCCTCAAATTTGTGCCCTTGAAAATTCAAGCCACCTATGTTGCAAGCCCATCTTTCAAACAGTCATTTCAATCCCAAGAAGTGGGCAACAAGTCACAGAAGGTCCCTTTACCAGCATTCGAATTTAAGGAGTACATGATCAACAAGACAAATCAAGTGAACAAAGCACTAGATGAGGCAGTGCCCTTGCAACATCCCCAGAAAATCAATGAAGCCATGAGATATTCTCTGCTCGCGGGTGGAAAGCGTGTACGTCCAATTTTATGCATTGCTTCGTGTGAATTAGTGGGAGGAGATGAGGGGTTAGCAATGCCAGCGGCTTGTGCACTGGAGATGATCCACACCATGTCATTAATCCATGATGATCTTCCCTGTATGGACAACGATGATCTCCGACGAGGTAAGCCCACAAGTCATAAAATATTCGGCGAAGATACTGCAGTTCTTGCTGGCGATGCACTCCTATCACTTGCCTTTGAGCACGTAGCTAGGAACACCAAGAATGTTTCATCGGACCGTGTGGTCCAAGCCATTGCTGAGCTTGGAtcaacagttggatcaaaaggTCTTGTGGCAGGTCAGATTGTGGACATTGACAGTGAAGGTAAAGAAGTGAGTTTGAGCACATTGGAGTATATTCATGTCCATAAAACAGCAAAGCTCTTAGAGGCAGCGGTTGTTTGTGGGGCGATAATGGGAGGTGCAGATGCCACAAGTGTCGAAAGACTTAGGAAATATGCTAGGTCTATCGGGTTGCTGTTTCAGGTGGTGGATGATATACTGGATGTGACCAAGTCCTCAGAGGAACTGGGGAAGACAGCCGGAAAGGATCTGGCGAGTGACAAGGCGACCTACCCCAAGCTGATGGGCATAGACGAGGCCAAGAAATTTGCTGCCCAATTGGTCGATGAAGCCAATCAAGGTCTTGCTTTCTTCGATCATGTCAAGGCTGCCCCATTATACCATTTTGCTAACTATATTGCTACTCGACAAAATTAA
- the LOC133698515 gene encoding 1-(5-phosphoribosyl)-5-[(5-phosphoribosylamino)methylideneamino] imidazole-4-carboxamide isomerase, chloroplastic-like, producing the protein MAGSSSSLHSSASSSHKLLASRKVFSSSLFHGFQRHCRYRFIASFPSSHATSRSFSCLSIKCAVRFRPCIDIHKGKVKQIVGSTLQDLEDDGSALVTNFESDKTAAEFANLYKEDGLMGGHVIMLGADDLSKATAIEALRAYPGGLQVGGGINVNNALSYIEEGASHVIVTSYVFNNGQMDLERLKDLVRVVGKQKLVLDLSCRKKEGRYAIVTDRWQKFSDVYLDEKVLEFLANYADEFLVHGVDVEGKRLGIDEELVALLGRHSPIPVTYAGGVTVMNDLERIKVAGDRRVDVTVGSALDIFGGNLPYKDVVSWHTQQETLMV; encoded by the exons ATGGCCGGTAGCAGCAGCAGCCTACATTCCTCTGCTTCATCCTCCCACAAGCTTCTTGCTTCAAGAAAGGTCTTTAGCTCTTCATTATTTCATGGTTTTCAAAGGCATTGCAGATACAGATTCATTGCATCCTTCCCTTCTTCGCATGCCACCTCTA GATCTTTTTCTTGCTTGTCTATAAAATGTGCTGTACGTTTTCGACCTTGCATCGATATACACAAG gGTAAAGTGAAACAAATTGTTGGGTCTACCCTCCAGGATTTGGAGGACGATGGTTCAGCTCTTGTGACAAATTTTGAATCAGATAAGACTGCAGCAGAGTTTGCAAATTTGTATAAAGAAGATGGGCTCATGGGTGGCCATGTGATTATGCTTGGAGCTGATGATTTAAGCAAAGCCACAGCCATTGAAGCCTTGCGTGCCTATCCTG GCGGCTTGCAAGTTGGAGGTGGTATCAATGTAAACAATGCTTTGAGCTACATAGAAGAAGGAGCCAGCCATGTTATTGTTACTTCA TATGTCTTTAACAATGGTCAAATGGACCTAGAAAGGCTGAAAGACCTTGTTCGTGTTGTTGGAAAGCAGAAGCTTGTTTTAGACCTTAGCTGCAGAAAAAAG GAAGGTAGATATGCAATTGTCACTGATAGATGGCAGAAGTTCAGTGATGTATATCTTGATGAGAAAGTATTAGAATTTCTTGCAAACTATGCTGATGAGTTTTTGGTTCATGGTGTTGATGTTGAAGGCAAAAG GTTGGGAATTGATGAAGAGCTCGTGGCATTGCTTGGCAGGCACTCACCA ATTCCTGTGACTTATGCTGGCGGTGTGACAGTAATGAATGATTTAGAGAGAATAAAGGTGGCAGGGGACAGGCGCGTGGACGTTACTGTGGGCAGTGCTCTTGATATATTTGGGGGTAACTTGCCATACAAAGATGTTGTGTCTTGGCATACGCAGCAGGAGACTTTGATGGTTTAG
- the LOC133699850 gene encoding uncharacterized protein At5g03900, chloroplastic has protein sequence MASISTPLSYSPSIFTAIPPVRLKPPDSLLLKTQTLHKLSFKSPSPKTPIGFSVKATADVTKTMGIRPGSVVETDKLPSDVRNRAMEAVDACGGRVTIGDVASRAGLKLNEAQKALQALASDTDGFLEVSDEGDVLYVFPKDYRSKLAAKSLRLKFEPLFEKGKAAAEYVIRVSFGTALIASIVIVYTTIIAILSSSRDENDRGRRRSRSFDTGFTFYLSPTDLFWYWDPYYYRRRQLRTDGGDKMNFIESVFSFVFGDGDPNQGIEEERWKLIGQYISSNGGVVAAEELAPFLDLKTTEDMSDESYILPVLLRFDGKPEIDEEGNILYQFPSLQRTASSKRSGRKEYVGKRWADWVGGVGKFFREKTWQFSKTSSSERAMAIGLGGLNLFGVIILGTMLQDMAIAQNGGFIKFVSSIFPLLQIYAGSFFAIPLIRWFLVLQRNAEIETRNRAREQCAQMLELPDISLRRKILSARDMAQKTVIGQDRIVYTTDKDIIEQDVEAREWDQRFREIEKSD, from the exons ATGGCTTCAATATCCACCCCCCTTTCATATTCCCCTTCAATTTTCACTGCAATACCACCTGTCCGTCTCAAACCACCTGATTCCTTGCTCCTCAAAACCCAAACACTCCATAAACTTTCCTTCAAATCTCCAAGCCCTAAGACCCCCATTGGATTTTCTGTCAAAGCAACCGCTGATGTTACAAAAACCATGGGAATTAGGCCTGGAAGTGTTGTGGAGACTGATAAGTTACCTTCTGATGTCAGAAACCGTGCCATGGAAGCTGTTGATGCGTGTGGTGGTAGGGTTACTATTGGTGATGTTGCCAGTCGAGCTGGGCTTAAGTTGAATGAAGCTCAAAAGGCCCTTCAAGCTCTCGCTTCTGATACTGATGGGTTTTTAGAG GTTTCGGATGAAGGTGATGTGCTTTATGTTTTTCCAAAGGATTATCGCTCAAAGCTTGCTGCAAAGTCATTAAGGCTAAAATTTGAACCTTTATTTGAGAAGGGAAAG GCTGCAGCTGAGTATGTCATCAGGGTTTCTTTTGGGACAGCTCTAATTGCTTCAATAGTGATTGTTTATACCACAATAATTGCTATTCTTTCAAGTAGTCG TGATGAAAATGATCGTGGAAGACGAAGAAGCAGATCCTTTGATACAGGATTTACGTTTTACTTAAGTCCTACCGATCTATTTTG GTACTGGGATCCATATTACTATAGGAGAAGACAACTAAGAACAGATGGTGGTGACAAAATGAACTTCATCGAATCT GTATTCTCATTCGTATTTGGTGATGGTGATCCAAATCAAGGAATTGAAGAAGAGAGGTGGAAGTTG ATTGGACAATATATTTCCTCTAATGGTGGTGTTGTTGCTGCTGAAGAACTAGCACCgtttcttgatttgaaaactacTGAGGATATG AGTGATGAATCATACATCTTACCAGTTCTTCTACGGTTTGATGGAAAGCCAGAAATTGATGAAGAG GGAAATATTCTGTATCAATTCCCTTCACTTCAGCGTACAGCTTCTTCTAAAAGGAGTGGGAGGAAGGAATATGTGGGTAAACGATGGGCAGATTGGGTTGGAGGGGTTGGGAAGTTTTTCAGAGAGAAAACATGGCAATTCAG TAAGACAAGTTCATCAGAGAGAGCAATGGCCATTGGGTTGGGCGGGCTTAATCTATTTGGAGTGATCATTCTTGGAACAATGTTACA GGACATGGCCATTGCACAAAATGGAGGATTCATTAAATTTGTTTCTAGCATATTTCCTCTACTTCag ATATATGCTGGTTCTTTCTTTGCAATTCCATTGATCCGCTGGTTCCTCGTTCTCCAAAGGAATGCTGAAATAGAAACTAGAAACAGAGCAAGGGAGCAATGTGCTCAAATGCTTGAGTTACCTGATATTTCACTGAGGCGGAAG ATTCTAAGTGCTCGGGATATGGCCCAAAAAACAGTCATAGGGCAGGATCGCATTGTCTATACCACTGACAAGGACATAATTGAGCAAGATGTTGAGGCCCGAGAATGGGATCAGAGATTCCGAGAGATTGAGAAGTCAGATTGA
- the LOC133698500 gene encoding uncharacterized protein LOC133698500 isoform X1, with protein MMNSLPENSHERHGGGDHWDLEANEAKSRSFFHEIKSRATYSIMFFFGFLINLWSTHRNRIARNYTKRLKDGEKNRHSPTYTESSHSAQFAFLLQVQRLGLMLGSGYRSFQGICFRLQSEVMLLGSYLGARYQRFLFSFEFNRHSMKIILTAILTLIFLGILVSRIA; from the exons ATGATGAACTCTCTGCCAGAGAACTCTCATGAAAGGCATGGTGGTGGTGATCACTGGGACCTAGAAGCCAATGAAGCCAAATCTAGGAGCTTCTTCCATGAGATCAAGTCAAGAGCGACATACAGCATTATGTTCTTCTTTGGTTTCTTGATCAATCTATGGTCTACCCATAGGAACAGAATTGCAAGGAACTATACAAAGAGGTTGAAAGATGGAGAGAAAAATAGGCATTCGCCTACTTACACTGAATCTTCTCATTCTGCACAG tttgcttttcttttgcAGGTCCAGCGTCTAGGACTAATGTTAGGATCTGGATACAGAAGCTTCCAGggaatatgctttaggttgcaATCAGAAGTAATGCTCCTGGGTAGCTACCTTGGTGCAAGATATCAAAGATTTCTCTTTAGTTTTGAGTTTAATCGACATTCAATGAAAATTATATTGACAGCCATTCTTACCCTCATATTTTTGG GTATATTGGTGTCCAGAATTGCTTGA
- the LOC133698500 gene encoding uncharacterized protein LOC133698500 isoform X2, with protein sequence MMNSLPENSHERHGGGDHWDLEANEAKSRSFFHEIKSRATYSIMFFFGFLINLWSTHRNRIARNYTKRLKDGEKNRHSPTYTESSHSAQVQRLGLMLGSGYRSFQGICFRLQSEVMLLGSYLGARYQRFLFSFEFNRHSMKIILTAILTLIFLGILVSRIA encoded by the exons ATGATGAACTCTCTGCCAGAGAACTCTCATGAAAGGCATGGTGGTGGTGATCACTGGGACCTAGAAGCCAATGAAGCCAAATCTAGGAGCTTCTTCCATGAGATCAAGTCAAGAGCGACATACAGCATTATGTTCTTCTTTGGTTTCTTGATCAATCTATGGTCTACCCATAGGAACAGAATTGCAAGGAACTATACAAAGAGGTTGAAAGATGGAGAGAAAAATAGGCATTCGCCTACTTACACTGAATCTTCTCATTCTGCACAG GTCCAGCGTCTAGGACTAATGTTAGGATCTGGATACAGAAGCTTCCAGggaatatgctttaggttgcaATCAGAAGTAATGCTCCTGGGTAGCTACCTTGGTGCAAGATATCAAAGATTTCTCTTTAGTTTTGAGTTTAATCGACATTCAATGAAAATTATATTGACAGCCATTCTTACCCTCATATTTTTGG GTATATTGGTGTCCAGAATTGCTTGA